The DNA window TCCATCCTTACCCCAGAATTCTAAGATTTTCATAACCAAGTTTCACTTGGGTATAAAATTCTTTCAAGAAACTAACACTAAGAAATGTGTTGGACTTACTTCATTTTTTGAAATACCGAAATGTAATGaaacaatctatttttttataACTAGAACAATGTTTGTATTTCAGTACTGCCTGACTAGTTTTAAACACGCTTTTATAGACTGGTTGATTCTATCTAAAGATTTCTCAGAACGATATAAAAATGGGTGGTCTTGCTCTAAAAATTACAGTCCAAAGAAGTATGAGAAAATCAGTTTCATGGGGCTCAAAACAGGAAGAATTCTGACACAGTAATTTGACAAAACTGTTTCAAATGCAAAGCGGATTGTGGCGGTTATACGGGCATTGCTTTCCGAGCAGCATCTCCATTATCTCTATGGATAATAGAGAAAGGTACTAGTAGCGGAGTCTCAGTTACTACAACCTTGCGGTTTACTGGCCCCATCAAtgtcagctgctgctgctgcaagagAATGAATGAGCATTTCACAATGTCCCTTTTGGAAATGCACCTTCCTCGTTTTAAAGGAAGTCCAGTTTGGGTAGAACCTCCTGAGAGGTCAGGCTAAAGCCATGTGAAAGCCTTCATCCCTCAACCTTTTCCAGGGTTGCAGATCGCCTCCCCCGGCCCAACCTTCTCCTGCTCAGACACTTGGTCTACGTGCTGCACCTGATCAGCAAGAACGCTGAGGTCAACAAGATGGACTCCAGCAACCTAGCCATCTGCATCGGGCCCAACATGCTCGCTCTGAAGAATGACCAAACCCTGTCCTTCCAGGCCCAGAAGGACCTGAACAACAAGGTACGTCCTGTCTCTGTAGGAGGAAGTCCCGGCCGTGAGTCTGCCCTCTACAAAAGCTGAGCACCCAAATGCTTCAGACTGGAGTTTCTCAAAGTGACTTGGGGCCCACAGTGGACATCTCAACTGTGGGTGTTTTTCATGGATCCTCTCTCTTATAGCATTTCCTGAAGAGAGAAATACGTGTATCCTCTGTTGTCCTGGGAGACGGGCCAGAGCACTAACTTTACAGAACTAACTCCCTGGCTAGAAAAaacactttgttctttttctcctggGTATCACATTCCACCTGTTCAACTAGAAATCTGAACAACTACTTCCTTAAATGAAAACTTCAGTTActtcaaagtaattttaaaaaatttaaaaaaatgtaaacctgaaaaaaaaaacagaataataaaggGGTGTTATTGCCACCAACCCAATGTGCTTTTCGGGCACATACATGTACCTACTTCTATTTCTGCCACTTCCCTAGTAGTCAACCCCAATACACCCTCAttcttttctaccttctctttTATGAATGTATTTAAGCTGATAAACTGCTTATGTTTCCACACAGGTTAAGACATTGGTGGAATTCCTCATTGACAACTGCTTTGAAATATTTGGGGAGAACATTCCGACACATTCCCGCATCACTTCTGATGACTCCCTGGAGCACACAGACAGTTCAGGTACGGAACATTCTGTCACTGATTGTGCTTCTGGGGAGAAGCCCATGACGGTCCTCAATGCAGGGATGAAAAGCATTCCTGGTATTAGAAGCAGGATTTGCCTTCACAAATCAGAAGTCTGTAAGAAAGTCATTAACCGTGGGGCCTTGCTTTTAAATTTACCTCCTCACGCCGAACTCTTTCTCATCAATCTGgaattttctccttcctattctaAGGCACGAATAACTCTTGATTTTACCTAATAAACTCTAGTTATGAGGTTGAGTAAGGACGTTCCAGCTCTACAATGGAATGTGAGTCCACTAAAATGGAAATTGGTCCAATACAAGAGCTACCCAAAGGATCAAGCTTATGAATTCAGATCAATAAGCCTTAAAGAATATTGTCATTGCCATCTTCCTTTCCTGAtaactctttcccttcttcctccctccatttcatTTCACTATTTCATCATCATTTAAAGATCACTTTAGATAGGAACAAAGTTTTAATGGAATCAGTGTATTGTCAGATCAAGCCCCAGTGTACTCCGTCAGATCGCCGTGGTGATAATCTTTACGGTAGCCTGTTTATTTAGAATACTGTTGCTAAAAGACCCTGGACAGAATGTTCACCTCTGCCTTAACTTTTCCCAGATGTGTCGACTCTGCAGAATGACTCAGCTTATGACAGCAATGACCCAGATGTGGAGCCCATGAGTGccatcccctctcccagcaggcaGCTGGAGGGGCCCACTGACCTGGATAACCGGGGCCCACAGGAGTCAAGCTCAGAGCTCATTGTTAGCATGGTAGCCAGGTTGAAAAGCTCCATTGGTCAGCAAGACAGGCGATTCTCTGAACCCAACATGTCACCCTCACAAGAGTCATTCATGAGCCAAATGACAGAACAAAAGCCCCCCAAGAGTGAGGATAACTTCACCATGCCCCAGGAAGCCTCTTGTTTTGAGGGTGATGAGGCTGAAGATCCATTTACAGAGGAAGTCTTCCCAGGAGTTGAAGGCAAGCCCAAGAGACCAGTGGATTTAAAGATAAAGAACTTGACCCAAGGTTTAACATCAGCACAGGGACTGGGACCCAAAGTTTTCTCCAGAGTCTCCCCATGTAAATCTTTGGACAACTCACCCGcaccttctccttcctgtcccaAAAGAAGCTTCTTCACCAGACACCAGAGTTtcaccacaaagacagacaaggcCAAACcccagagagaaatgagaaagcaCTCCATGTCCTTTTCCTTTACCTCTCAGAAGAAAGTGCTGCCCCGGACCTCCAGCACTGGCTCTGAGAAACCCAAAGACTTTTCTAGAGACCAAATCAAGAAGGGTTTGAGGAAAGAAAGCCAGCTTGCTGGCAGAATCATCCAGGAAAACGAGTCAGAAATCCAAAGCCAAACAGCTCTGGGCTTCAGCTTGTCTAGAACCTGGGCGCTCTCAGTGGATAACGTGTTCCAGCTAGTGGATGTGAAGAAGCCAGGAAGCCCACCATCATACGAAGAAGCCATTCATTACCAGATGTCCGGACTCACAGCCTGCAGCGGCCAGACGGTGGGCAGTatgagagcgagagagaggaCGCTCAAAGGGAGCGCAGCTccgcctcctctgccttctcGCCTTGGAGGTGACCACAGTGAAGGGACACCTGATGGACACAGATCCTCTCCCATGACTGAGCACTGGAAACAGAGTCagactgtctgtgtctctgtggaaACTCGGGGGAGATCTGAGCTGCACCGATTGAGGACCATGTCTGAATCCATGCAGAAGGCTACGTTGGACTGTCTCAGGCGACGACACAGCCATATGGTCTTTGAGTTCGACCAACTCCAATGTGCTAAAGAATCCTACATTTAGGAAAGGAGACCTTGCATGGCTAACTGgtggtgtgtgtgaatatatgacTGTATACAGAACTGCTGGTCAGTTCTACTTCCCAAAGAGTCACGAATAAGCTCATTCAGAATGTCGTGTAGAGCTATCCTCTGTGAGGATGGCTCACACAGCGACACACCagattgtgtgtgtatctgggttTGTGCAATACATagtaaatgtataaaatgtaCTATAGACACGATATTAGATAAAAAGGGTGTCTACACATCCTGTATGCATGTATCTGCGCACTTTCTATATACTGCTGTTTTTTGCCCTCAGGTGCGTGTTTCTATTGATTAGAAAAGTCTTTACTTTTCTTAGTTACCTCAGATGTCTTGCCAATGTTCACATTTTCCAAGAGCTGCATGGGGGTGGAAATGTCTGAACCTCTGGTAGGCTTGTTTTCTAGACAGGCTCTTGACAACTATCCAGCACAGTAGAAGGACGCAGCCTGAAGAGACTGAGCTCTGTGTGGGAGCTGTCAGCAGCTGGGGAAGGTTTTTCAGTGACCTAATGGAATGCGGGTGGAGTGGTGGAAACGCATTATGTCGGTATTAACGCGGGCAGAGCACTCTGAGCTTCTGCTCAGTAGTGTCTCATGCAGCAGTGTGGAGGAACGTGGTGTTGTACGCACTGGGGGTCATGCATAAAACTTCAGGGCAGTGTCACTGCAATAAACCgccttcctcctcttcattcttTGCTGCTGTTGTCTCCTTTCCCTCGAACCACCAAGAACCTTATCCACACTCTGGTGCATCCAACCAGCATCTGTTCAACATGTTCTCATTGTCCCAGGTTCTCGCACACCTTGGGGGAGCTGTGTCTCTGTTCTCTGGGGATTTGAGACACTGTTTTTCAGCAAACAGTTACTCAGGagacaagaaaaactataagGCACAGAATAATCTGGAATGTAATGCTTCCCATTTGTAGCAAATGAGATAACCTCAGAACAGAGTGGGCCTTTACAACATGATTTAAAATCTAAAGACACAGCACAACATAACAAGCTAAAacctaaaaaccaaaaatatcagtaaaatactgtaagccaaataaaaactGATGAAGGGTTTGTGCCTTGTCTTAGCGGAAAAAGGAAGCATCCATAATATACAGTCCTATCCCATGATAAGGGAAATGATAGGCAAATCTGTGCTctagcactgagccacacctccatcCCTTAAGCCCATTCTGACCTTAAAAAGTAGAATTAGGGCAAGATGATCATTCTTCCATTAATTAATAAGTACAAATCTAGAAATTTCAGTGTTCTGTGCACTGATGAAAAGGGGAAATTTGTTCTTCACTTCTGTTAGAAACTGATGCCAGGATAAGATTAAGCATGGCGTTTATGCATATAACAGTAAAGACCAGGGCCCAGGGACAGGAACAGCTTGAGACAGGTTGCCTGAGACCACATCTGAAATCTGAGCTTGCTATCTGACCTTGAATTAGCTTTTACTCTTTTCTTACCGGGTAACCTCAACACAAATATCAAAGAGCCTCGtgcggtggtgcacacttttaattccagcactgaagaagtagagacaggcagatctctgtgagttcaagaccatcctagtCTACACAGTGCATTCCAGGTCAGCAAGGCTTGCAGAAAaataccctgtctttaaaaaaacaaatatcaaatataatattttaacaaattagcatgtaaataatttcaaaaatcataaaattctcCTTTAGAGAAAACCATCAAAATTCCTTTTATAAGATTGTTTAATTAAATAGCAATTATTAAAAGAACTGCTGTTAATGccatttctgtatatgtgtatgagcatatgccttccatggaagtcagaagagcatGGAACCTCCCAATACGgaagtgttgggaactgaactcagctcctctgtaaatgcagcccatgctcttaactgctgaaccctctccagccctaaaaacatCAAATTTCAATTAATCTAATTTTTGAACCCTCAAAGAACTAGgcaaaatatatagaaaacaaacatattAAAAGTAATTAGTTAAGAACTGGGTGGTGGCTGggtgtattcccagcacttgggaggcagaagcaggtggatctctgtgagttcaaggaagcctggtctacagagtaagttccaagacagccagagctgttacacagagaaacactgtcttgagaaaaaaaaaaaaagtaactagtCAAAAGAAATGCTGACAGATCCatacactaattaaaaaaaaaagaaagaaaaatgttaattcCATAGTTCTGTGCATTGTTAGATTCTCCTAATTCTTAATTTTAGTCTAGTTCCATAATTTTAAAagctccaaaaacaaacaaaacaaaaattttgcttttttcattttgcaaaagTTGTTAGGAAGTGATGCATTCAAAGAGCTTGGTTCACATTCCAAAATGATACATACCATTTACCTTTCTCTTTTAACACATAGCTCCTGTACATCACTCAAACTGATGGTCTTCagttagggaaggaaaggggagatgaggaagctgttttaaaatgttgaagcAATTCATAAAGACTTAAGCACTCTGGGTGGTATTCTGACGTCAGTGTTTGGGGCGAGCCTGGGGATCTGGGTAGCAAAGGTCAATTCTCAGGACATTTACTTTCCTCCTTGTTACTTCCGCTCCTTTGTTTCCACCTGCTATGCACACCACTGTGGTCTAATTTGAAGGAAAACAGTGTGGGGTAAGACCTAAATCTaattcttgcatgtgtgtgttggctATTTAGGAATTATACAAACTGTTTCCCAATTTCCTTAGAACTTTTTCTATAAGTAATAAACTGCAGCGGGTACTTCACATATTCTGCAACTTTATGTATTCTACAAATTCTTTGGTTCCTAAGATTTTGTCCCACTatgtagtttatttatttatcatgtcactgtgggggtggtctttgaggtttcaaaagcccctaTCATTCCCACTtagcgttctctctctctctctctctctctctctctctctctctctctctctctctctctctctctctctcatcagatttaagctctcagatactgctccagtgccatgcctgctgcctgccatgcTGGTCATGAGTCATGAACTCtcatcctctggaactgtgagccccaaaaTAAATGTTCCTACATTGCCTTGTCCAGGTTGTCTtagcacagcaaaaaaaaaaaaaaagtaaataaaacatccCTGTGTCTTCGCCTAAAACTGAGGGCTGTGGATGTGCTCAGTGGTGAGACACGGCACAGCAGGAGCAAGGCCCtagggctcagtccccagcagccTTCACACCAAAAGTAAACGACTGGCTTTGTAGCTACAGGTCTCCTaggtcttctctttctttggtcCGCATAACCATCTTGCTGATATTACACTGTGTCGACACTGGAACTTTACAGGAATTCCTGAAACTGTGCCAcagccttctccttctctttgactAGTCTAAGTCCTTTCATCCTTACATATGTTCAGTTGTTTGCCACTATCTAGGAAGGTTCTACTGCTTTGTTTCAGACAAGGtatcctgtagcccaggctggttcagAAGTCATGatacagccaaggatgactttgaacttctggtcctgtCTTTATCTCCAAAGTACGGATCACACAGTCCTGTGTCAGCACAGCCAGTGTTATGggatgctgggatcaaacccagggcttgcacccactctgccaactgagctacaaacCTTCAGTATAATATCTACAAACTTTGGAGTTTAATCAAGTTCATATATCAATGGGCAGAGTTGGTACCTCAAAATTGTTGAGTCTTCCACTCCATGAAAATAATATATCTTTCCACTCACTTAggtcctttaaaaaattaatggttttgggaactgaacctaagtCCTCTTGCATGTGAGGCAATTGATCTAACAATGAACTATACCAGAGCTCTCATTTAGCCATTTTAGGATTTCACTCAGCaattttctgtggttttccaTATTCAGCAAACATTTACACATAAATCTCTCTAATCTCCAGGAGTGGCAAGACATTTTGGAAAAGAATGACCTCTTCTGCAGGTATGAACAGTCAGACGCTGTGGATATGAACAGTCAGATGCTATGGGTATGAACAGTCAGACATCGGACTCCACTAACCAGACCTGAAACTATTCTAGAAACTATTTGTCTAAAATTCCAAGTAACAGAAGGGATCTTGCAGATGCAAATCAACACCTGTGACAATTCTTCGGCAAGAACAGCTAGATTTAGAAAGAGCAGCCCAGAagtttgagaaaggatctctccAGGGCAAGATGCACAATTTTACAACTTCAGTTCTTTTTGCTACTAGGATCTGCTCTAAGTTTTGCTGACTAGAAAAACAATCCCTATCTTTAATAGAGTTCTTGGACAACCTTTCTTAGTACACTTGTACACTTAGTACACTTAGTACACTTCCCAAAGGCAGAGAACTCAGCTGTATATATCTCAGTGTGCCCTGAGTTATGGGGATGCTTTCTGTCTGCTAAAGATTGAGGCACTGAGTTATAACAAAGTTATACTTAGGTCCAATAGAATGCAAGTGCCATATCATATTATGTATCATTTCTAACCTCAATGAAAATCCTGTAACATTTTGCTACAAATactcaaacaaaaataacagaaatcattGGTGAACGATCAGATGGATGCCCTATCACCTAACGGTAGAGCCCTCACTATGTATGTTTCTGAGGAGAAGCCCACAACATTCTAGGCTGGATTCTGATCCATTTGCCTTCTGTAATAAAAGCCTGTTCTAGTTTACAAACCTGAAATGCTTTTAAAGTCACAGAATAATCCCACCAGTAAAGCTTACATTTGATAAGGTATTAAGACAAAGAAACCCATGcccttaaattaaaatttcacaaacctttttttaaaaaatatttatttattatgtatacatgtctgcgtgtatgcctgaaggccataAGAGgacaccaggcctcattacagatggttgtaggccaccatgtgattgctgagaattgaactcaggacctttggaagagcaggcaatgctcttaatcgctgagccatctctccagccccaaaatttCACAAATCTTAAACTACTTTCATTTCTCATGCCcatatttcctgtgtttttaaaCGGTGGTACACAGTTTAGGGCTGTCTCGAGGTGGCATGTAGGGGAAGAATAAAATCACAGAATTATAGGCCCTATCATAACTGgtcaattaaaaaatacattcagGTTTCAGATCTGACATTTGACAAAAATAACTCTCATTTTCAAGAATAGAAAGTGTCAGGGGTTTTTATATCTTCTTATAAGAAATTTCCATCCACTGGAtgtaaattttacttttcattcaaAAACACATGTTTTGTTACTGAAAACTTCCCAAGAAGGGAGCTATTCTACACACTCTGAGTCACGGTTTTGCTCTGACTGGGAGTCTGTGTTCCCTCAGGCTCTTACTAGAGAGAATTTCTGAAACCGTTAGATCAAAAGGAAATGATCGGAACATCATCTCTGCTTCTCAGGTCTATAGGAAACCGAAAAGCAGTGTGTCTCCAGTTCTGGGTATTACCGCCAGATTCAAAGAACCACCACCATACAGAGCACTGTCAACCTGAAAGCTGGGCTCCTTCAGGCCAGAATGAGGTGCTAAGGCCCCAATGTTTACATGATTCTGGAGTTTCTCTataggaaaaagaaatcttgcAAATACAAATTAAAGCACAAACACAGATGCTTATCTAGGACGAAAACCCAAATTGTGAGTTATGAACTTAAGAGACTGGCAAATGCACACAAATCCCCCCATACAGGGGACATCTTCATCAGCTGCCCGACAGGCTTCTCTAAGGCCCCTTTTCTGTGTGCCCTAACTAAAGGGCACTTTAAGTCCCTTCTTCCTAACACAGCTTTTTCTTTCAGCTTGGTACTAACTCGGGGCTCCTTTCAACATGACAAGTGCAGAGGAAATTTATTTGCTTTAGCTTTTCAAGTTGATAATAAGATGGAGATGTTTAGGACCACCAATGTAGAAAAATATCTCTCATGTTTTTCATACAGGAGCTAGAAAATCTAGAAAAGCTCTCCACAGATCACTCTGCTGCCTGTCCACCTTTCACGTCTTTGGCACTCTGTAAATACCCTGCTCACTCACAGCTGCGAGCCACGTACACGACGTGTGCACATGAACTTCAGAATTAGCAGATCCAAGCCAGAACTCTGGGCTTCCAGTCCCTCCAGCAGATGACTGTAGCTCAGTGAATCGTGTGATTGCTGTGTTACTTCATGTTAGCTGAAACCATGGTGAGTATTCTGTATCCATCTACTCCCCATTCCCACATCTGATCCTTTACTAAGGGTTCTAATTCCATTTGTTGCAATGACaaactcaccaaaaaaaaaaaaaaaatgaccaaaagatCTTAGGGAacgaaaggatttatttcatcttacaggttGGTTCATCATCAAGGGGAGTTGGGGCAGGAAACCAAGCAGGAACTTGAATCAGAAACcttggaagaatgctgcttgctggctggcttGGTTACAGAGTCATGCTTAGATAgcttacctttctcctctgactATGGAGGAGTTATCCATCCTGCTTGTGCAAAAGGGACCATCTCTTACCTCTGTCATCCTGCCAATTCTTCCCTTCCTGTTCCACATCCTCCATACCCTCATAGAGTCATCCCTGTAAGCACATACAATATCAATTTTACcgttaaaaaatgaaacttttctCTTGATCCAATTCATCTGTCTACTGGACCATTTCCCTTCCTTCACGGCAACCCTGACTAGTCACAggttcctctcctcccactccctctgaaCCCACTATAGCTGAGCTTTCTCGTTCATGACTGCACAGACCAACTCCTTCCCTCTTGCCGGCGTCCTTACTTTGCTTGACCTGTGGACGTTAGAAATTGtggtccttccctctccttcactttcctcccttgtctcctaggtaaccagacTTTCTGCATTCTTAGATCTCTCTGGACACTCCTTTTCAGTCTCCTTTGCAGGTTGACTTGTATTGGGAGAGGTCAGGGGCCTATTCTCTCTACACTCCTTTAATAACCGCATCAAGGTTACAACTCTAAATACGAGCTATCTGCATTGTGTCAGAAatccttctccccaccctcacccagtCCACAGGAACTCTACACTCCTTGCCACCATCCGCTTAGTCATTCCCACATGCGCACCTCTGTCTTGTGGAGTTTCCAACGACCACCCCTAAACCTGCTCTGCTCTCGAGCTTCCTGTAAATGTCAACTCATTTTTCCAGTCACTCTGGTCCACAACCTGAGCGGCCTTTACCTATGACTCCCAAACAGAATCATTCTTCAGGAATAactataaaagttaaaaaaaaaaacagaatattttataaatcCAACTTCACAGGAACTGTACAAGTGGTTTAAAGGTGCTTTCAGGGTGAAAAGGACCAGGGCCCAGGCAGGATGGGATACAGAAAGCAGTAcacagctttctgttgttgtccCTCCTTGGGACATGTAAGTCAAGCACAGAGCCATGACCTGGAGGCTTCAGGAGTCTATCtagtatggggagagaaaaactaCAGTTGAGAACAACGGCCAAGACTTGAAGGAACCAGGctcagagatgcagagagtgTGGTGAGGAGAGCCTGACAATTGGCTTGGCTTTTAGCGGAGTTATTTACTGAACTCTACACTAGAGAGGCACTAGCAAGCCAGAAACACAGAAGCTACTCGATGGCTAGAGAGCTTCACAGACCTCTCAACAATCTTACGAAGctggaaaagaaataatatatttagtTCAAGTTCATCCAGAGATAGGGACCTGCTGAACATCCTTGGCTTTCTTAAGGGCAGAAAGATCTATGCTTTAGGGTAACCGCAGCTAGGAAAACACAACAGAACAACAAGATGCAGATGTCCTCATCCTCTCCTGCTCTATCAACTACAGTAAAATCAATGCTTAAGCTGGGGGAGTGCCTCAGTTGCTAGCGCGCTTCCCCAGCTAGCATGCTTGAAGACCTGACTGTGGTCCTCGCATCAAAATAAGTAATTAGTTTAATCCTCTCTGGAGAAAGATCATGCCAGCCAAGGCATTTGGGCAAGTTTTTCTGCACATTGTGCAGTGTTTCCCCGCACCCCTTCAAAGTTGTAAATCTCTTGGGGTGTGGGGATCTTCTGCTAGGTCTCCCTGCCCATGCTTCACAGCAGTCTTCTCCCAGTGAAGGAACTGGACTACTGTGGTTCTTTTTTAATCAAATGGTCAAATTTCCAGTCAAAACTCTTCAGGGCTTCCAAGCTTTCACACAGACTGTCAGCGAGACACTGATCTGGTTCCTGACTTCATTTCCCCTCGGCTCTCCTCCTCCACTCACTCTTAGTCCTTAACCTTGTCTTCGAACACGCCTGATGTGGGAACTCTGTTCTTGTTGCTTCCTGCATCTGGAATGCTCTGCTGGTCTTAAGTTTCACTATTTTGCTCCCTTCTCATCTTTGctggaattctgttctgtctactctgcctacctaatttcctgttctcttaaagggccaaggtagtttctttattaataatgaaagtaacacatagacactcctccatcactactGCCTCTGCATCCTTCCAAGGCCTTCTCTAACCAGCCTACATCTCTGTCTCCCTAGACCTAGCCTTCCGTGGTTCTATTTTACGCTTAGTTCCTATACAAATTTTACTCCCTTGTCTTAGTTTTATGATTATCTGCTAAAATACAGACTCCACAGCGGCAAGAACGTTAGCTTTTGTCATTGTTTGTCACTTCTATACCTCTCATTTCCAATGACCCATGCATGGCATACAGCGGATACTCAAAGTGCTCAACCAAATCATTGCATTTCAGACCATCCAAGGCAACCATAGAATGCAGACATCTAGTACTGTCAACTGAGAGagactgttatggttttggtccctgtccctttaagagacaagccacgcccactccctcccccatccactgaggcaggctgatcttcagcttccagcctcaGCTTGCTCTCTTGTCCTTGTTCCTCTCTGAGAGGCAAgtttcacttctgcctctctccccacttctctgcttccccctcctctctctctccctctctctcttcctctctttaataaaactttatgcctattttctttgtctgtgccgttaacctgcGCTTGCCTGCCTTTAATCTGCCGCCGTTCGCCGCTGCTGTTCACGTGTGCTCACCCGCCGCCCTTGGTCACAGCCTTGGTCACACGTGTTCTGCGAGTCTCCGTGCAGCTACGGGCTGGCAGCTGCTCAGCTaacagtttttaagaacaaaagactATACAAAAGATTTTATTAccacaaatatataaatgctaCTATAACCAAAAAAGTAAACCAGATTGCCCTGGGCGTAATACAAAGAGAACCAGACTGAGGACACAAACTTATAGAACTTTCGGTAGCTATCATATTATCAATAAATACCAGCTATGCCTGGGATGGCACCATTGGTTACTCACTCTGTGTGCAATCCTCCCTATGTAAGCAACCAACCTGTCACTCCTTCCTCCTGGAAGACAGAACGCCGAAACCCCGAGTTATCATTTCATCTCTGGACTTAAGTGAAACGATTCTTTACTGTTTCTGCTGTTTGCAATTGGCTTCCTGCTCCAAGGGGGCAAAAGCATTCCGGCAAGCTGTCCAAAATTTATATGAGATAATGCCAACTTTTCTTTAGTATTTCTACAAATCATCTACACAAACCTTTCTGGATTTCTACATCTCAGACCTTTGAGCCTTTGATCATAGccactttttaatttattagtgtGCGAGTGTATAGGTGTATTGTGACGCTCGGACAACGGTCAGGAACTGGGTCtctcctgtgggttctggggctcaaactcggGTCAACAAGCTTGCTTTTAGCCCCATCAGAGCCATTCTAAAGATTCCTTTTACCAGAGGCTAAAACCTCAGCATGATACTAGCTTATTCCAGCGCCATTTTCTCAAAAGTTTCCCCAAAATCAGACTGAAGATCTTAAGCAGTGTCTGTATATAGCATTTACTACATTTAATGGTACTAATT is part of the Arvicola amphibius chromosome 8, mArvAmp1.2, whole genome shotgun sequence genome and encodes:
- the LOC119821044 gene encoding T-cell activation Rho GTPase-activating protein codes for the protein MKLTSSLESKPLNANDMETLIECQSEGDIKAHPLLTSCESEDSICQLIEVKKRKKVLSWPSLMRKLSPSSDFSGSLEPELKVPLFDQPLSVICGENDTLPRPIQDILAILCLKGPSTEGIFRKAASEKARKELKEELNCGGVVNLKQLPVHLLAVVFKDFLRGIPLKLLSCDLFEEWMGALEKPSEEDRIEALKQVADRLPRPNLLLLRHLVYVLHLISKNAEVNKMDSSNLAICIGPNMLALKNDQTLSFQAQKDLNNKVKTLVEFLIDNCFEIFGENIPTHSRITSDDSLEHTDSSDVSTLQNDSAYDSNDPDVEPMSAIPSPSRQLEGPTDLDNRGPQESSSELIVSMVARLKSSIGQQDRRFSEPNMSPSQESFMSQMTEQKPPKSEDNFTMPQEASCFEGDEAEDPFTEEVFPGVEGKPKRPVDLKIKNLTQGLTSAQGLGPKVFSRVSPCKSLDNSPAPSPSCPKRSFFTRHQSFTTKTDKAKPQREMRKHSMSFSFTSQKKVLPRTSSTGSEKPKDFSRDQIKKGLRKESQLAGRIIQENESEIQSQTALGFSLSRTWALSVDNVFQLVDVKKPGSPPSYEEAIHYQMSGLTACSGQTVGSMRARERTLKGSAAPPPLPSRLGGDHSEGTPDGHRSSPMTEHWKQSQTVCVSVETRGRSELHRLRTMSESMQKATLDCLRRRHSHMVFEFDQLQCAKESYI